The following coding sequences lie in one Halomonas sp. 'Soap Lake #6' genomic window:
- the elbB gene encoding isoprenoid biosynthesis glyoxalase ElbB, protein MTKQVAIVLAGCGVFDGSEIYETTLTLLRLDQLGIGYRCFAPDVEQYHVINHLTQEPVEGEQRNVLQESARLARGEISPITELDADEFDAVIVPGGFGVAKNLSDFAVAGDSMQVLESLKEALAGFKEEAKPIGLMCIAPVMVPRLLGEGVAVTIGHDPSVSGAISAMGGLHRSCGVEDIVVDLEHRVVTTPAYMLATRISEAATGIFKLVDRIDEMMG, encoded by the coding sequence ATGACTAAACAGGTAGCAATCGTATTAGCAGGCTGCGGTGTTTTTGATGGTTCAGAAATCTATGAAACCACCTTGACCCTGCTGCGGCTGGATCAACTGGGCATTGGTTACCGCTGTTTTGCGCCTGATGTGGAACAGTACCACGTAATTAATCATTTAACTCAAGAGCCTGTTGAAGGGGAGCAGCGTAACGTACTACAAGAGTCTGCGCGATTAGCCCGTGGCGAGATCAGCCCTATTACTGAGCTAGATGCCGATGAATTTGACGCGGTGATTGTGCCTGGTGGGTTTGGTGTTGCTAAGAATTTGTCTGACTTTGCCGTTGCAGGCGATAGCATGCAAGTGCTAGAGAGCCTAAAAGAAGCGCTGGCAGGTTTTAAGGAAGAGGCTAAGCCCATCGGCTTGATGTGTATTGCTCCAGTCATGGTGCCACGCTTACTTGGAGAAGGTGTCGCGGTAACTATTGGCCATGATCCGAGCGTATCTGGCGCAATAAGTGCCATGGGCGGCCTGCATCGCAGCTGTGGCGTTGAGGATATTGTCGTGGACTTAGAGCACCGTGTGGTGACGACGCCCGCCTATATGCTAGCAACACGTATTAGCGAGGCAGCCACGGGGATCTTTAAGTTGGTTGATCGTATTGATGAAATGATGGGTTAA
- the tatC gene encoding twin-arginine translocase subunit TatC, with protein sequence MSMSGDPQEPRNEQSQAPLIEHLIELRTRLIKAVVVILVIFLGLYAFANDIYTFVAEPLMALLPEGSQMIATEVASPFLAPFKLTLVVAVFIAIPFVLHQAWAFVAPGLYDNEKALAIPILVSSVALFYAGAAFAYYVVFPLLFEFFTQTGPENVAVMTDINQYLNFVLKLFFAFGVAFEIPIATFLLIFSGATTVESLSKKRPYIILGCFIVGMLLTPPDIISQSLLAVPMYLLYEVGLLFGRLVRKRKAEAPDEQEN encoded by the coding sequence ATGAGCATGTCTGGCGATCCACAGGAGCCGCGTAACGAACAAAGCCAAGCCCCGCTTATTGAGCACCTAATAGAGCTGCGAACACGCCTTATTAAAGCCGTCGTGGTCATCCTGGTGATCTTTCTTGGCCTTTATGCCTTTGCTAACGACATTTATACCTTTGTTGCCGAGCCATTGATGGCTCTGCTGCCGGAAGGCTCTCAGATGATAGCCACCGAAGTGGCCTCCCCCTTCCTTGCTCCCTTTAAGCTGACCTTGGTGGTTGCGGTGTTTATCGCTATCCCCTTTGTGCTTCACCAAGCCTGGGCCTTTGTAGCGCCTGGCCTTTATGACAATGAAAAAGCGTTGGCTATTCCTATCTTAGTGTCTAGCGTTGCTCTGTTTTACGCCGGTGCTGCATTTGCCTACTACGTCGTCTTCCCGCTGCTGTTTGAGTTTTTCACCCAAACAGGTCCGGAAAATGTCGCAGTGATGACCGATATCAACCAGTACCTCAACTTTGTGCTGAAGCTGTTTTTCGCTTTTGGGGTCGCCTTTGAAATACCTATTGCTACTTTTTTGCTGATTTTTTCGGGCGCTACCACCGTTGAAAGCCTTTCCAAAAAGCGCCCTTATATTATTTTGGGCTGCTTCATTGTCGGTATGCTGTTAACTCCCCCCGATATTATTTCCCAGAGCCTGCTGGCTGTACCGATGTATCTGCTTTACGAAGTAGGCCTGCTGTTTGGCCGTTTAGTGCGAAAACGCAAAGCTGAAGCGCCTGACGAGCAAGAGAACTAA
- the tatB gene encoding Sec-independent protein translocase protein TatB — protein MLDIGFLELMLIGIVALLVLGPERLPKAARTAGMWIGKIKRTVSGMQREISAQLEAEELRQKLNEQQKKLDDSLKKAKQDVESIADAPSANSSTPAAAKHATEQRVANASARLDEALQMVREDTEATDLHKADVKEADLKKADVKKDSNHQ, from the coding sequence ATGCTGGATATCGGCTTCCTTGAACTGATGCTTATTGGCATAGTTGCGCTACTGGTTCTTGGCCCTGAGCGCCTGCCAAAAGCTGCGCGCACTGCTGGCATGTGGATTGGTAAGATCAAGCGCACGGTATCCGGCATGCAGCGTGAAATTAGCGCTCAACTGGAAGCAGAAGAGCTACGCCAGAAGCTGAATGAGCAGCAGAAAAAACTCGATGACAGCTTAAAGAAAGCCAAGCAGGACGTTGAGAGCATTGCCGATGCCCCGTCGGCCAATAGCTCAACGCCTGCTGCTGCAAAACACGCTACCGAACAGCGAGTTGCCAATGCCAGCGCCCGGCTGGATGAGGCGCTACAAATGGTACGTGAAGACACTGAAGCCACTGATCTTCACAAGGCTGATGTTAAAGAAGCTGATCTTAAAAAGGCTGACGTTAAAAAGGATAGCAATCACCAATGA
- the tatA gene encoding Sec-independent protein translocase subunit TatA, which yields MLGGISIWQLLIVLGIIILIFGTKKLRNVGTDLGGAVKGFKKAMHEEEKDGDKKDADQPQAKVSHDEAGNTYDVQAEEKRAAEANSHSTDSNQERK from the coding sequence ATGTTAGGTGGTATCAGTATTTGGCAGTTGCTGATTGTTCTGGGCATTATCATCCTGATTTTCGGCACCAAAAAGCTACGTAATGTGGGCACCGACCTAGGCGGTGCAGTCAAAGGCTTTAAAAAAGCGATGCACGAAGAAGAGAAAGATGGCGACAAGAAAGATGCCGACCAGCCCCAGGCTAAAGTAAGCCATGATGAGGCTGGTAATACCTATGATGTGCAAGCCGAAGAGAAGCGTGCGGCAGAAGCCAACAGCCACTCTACCGACAGCAACCAAGAGCGCAAATAA